Proteins encoded in a region of the Tubulanus polymorphus chromosome 10, tnTubPoly1.2, whole genome shotgun sequence genome:
- the LOC141911853 gene encoding sterol O-acyltransferase 1-like isoform X2 — protein sequence MKSNGYRSIWWRKISDVSPQKQAFIRKHNLQQIKEKAQKCRRELCEQLSGNFTELVDEIITQVEDIEETRDAAGAERRRKRGKNGELPDKEFVSRQSILTELLEIDHIRTIYHIFVAILIVFSLNTVVYDIFENGLKPDLFNFEVIVWGFGKLPIVMTIWVCMLLANTVVLYPLFQHWAWNRPKKVGYYDYVYLALYIAYILAFLILPVITSFQHQLPIASKLIAILEQVRLIMKAHAFVRYNIPRAINYKPKSDDDVEDVGGPCPDFSKYLYFLFAPTLVYRNSYPRTPTVRWNYVISNLLQVVACLFYIHYIFARFCIPVFQNFNSSSINARKMVLGMFGCMLPGTLVLFTGFFALLHSWLNAFAEMLRFGDRLFYKDWWNSSSFSNYYRTWNVVVHDWLYSYVYKDVDYLMKGRCRALSMAAVFGLSAFVHEYVICVACGFFYPILFVMFGGVGFGLAFISDKANRRIGNIMMWVMLFSGTGTLFALYSMEWYARRNCPAISDNWLLNELIPHSWFCGVKFN from the exons ATGAAATCGAACGGATATCGGTCGATTTGGTGGCGAAAGATTTCAG atgtgaGTCCGCAAAAACAAGCGTTCATCCGAAAACATAATCTACaacaaataaaagaaaaagcGCAG AAATGTAGACGAGAACTGTGCGAACAGTTGAGCGGTAATTTCACGGAACTCGTCGACGAGATTATCACGCAAGTCGAGGATATCGAAGAGACGCGCGATGCCGCTGGTGCCGAACGACGGCGTAAACGAGGCAAAAACGGCGAACTTCCCGATAAGGAATTCGTATCGCGGCAATCTATACTGAC CGAGCTGCTCGAAATTGATCATATACGAACGATATATCACATCTTCGTCGCGATTCTGATCGTTTTCTCTCTGAACACGGTCGTCTACGACATCTTTGAAAACGGTCTGAA ACCGGACCTGTTTAATTTCGAAGTGATTGTTTGGGGTTTCGGTAAATTGCCGATAGTGATGACGATATGGGTGTGTATGCTTCTGGCTAATACTGTAGTATTGTATCCGCTATTCCAACATTGGGCATGGAACCGACCGAAGAAAGTTG GTTACTATGACTACGTGTATTTGGCTCTTTACATCGCGTATATTTTGGCGTTTTTGATTCTTCCCGTGATCACGTCATTTCAACATCAACTGCCGATTGCGTCGAAACTGATCGCCATTCTTGAACAG GTTCGTTTGATAATGAAAGCTCACGCGTTCGTAAGATACAACATTCCACGAGCGATCAACTATAAACCAAAATCTG ATGACGATGTTGAAGATGTCGGTGGACCGTGTCCAGATTTCTCGAAATATCTCTATTTCCTGTTCGCGCCGACTTTAGTCTACAGAAACAGTTACCCGAG AACTCCGACGGTACGATGGAACTACGTGATCAGTAATCTGTTGCAAGTCGTCGCGTGTCTGTTCTACATTCACTACATATTCGCGCGGTTTTGTATACCAGTGTTCCAGAATTTCAACAGCAGTTCGATCAACGCGCGTAAAATGGTACTCGGCATGTTCGGTTGTATGCTTCCCGGGACCCTCGTGCTGTTTACCG GTTTTTTCGCGTTGTTGCACTCGTGGTTGAACGCGTTCGCCGAGATGTTGAGATTCGGCGATCGTCTGTTTTATAAAGACTGGTGGAATTCGTCGTCGTTCTCGAACTATTACCGAACGTGGAACGTCGTCGTTCACGACTGGCTTTACAGCTACGTTTATAAAGACGTCGACTAC ttGATGAAAGGCCGATGTCGAGCTTTATCGATGGCTGCTGTATTCGGTTTATCGGCATTTGTTCATGAATACGTGATTTGCGTCGCGTGCGGATTTTTCTATCCTATTCTGTTCGTCATGTTTGGTGGAGTCGGGT TCGGTTTAGCGTTCATTAGCGATAAAGCTAACAGACGTATCGGGAACATTATGATGTGGGTAATGTTATTCTCCGGAACCGGAACATTGTTTGCCCTATATTCCATGGAGTGGTACGCTCGGCGGAACTGTCCGGCTATTTCT GATAATTGGTTATTGAACGAGTTGATTCCGCATTCGTGGTTTTGCGGCGTGAAATTCAACTGA
- the LOC141911853 gene encoding sterol O-acyltransferase 1-like isoform X1, translating to MAEESADRVQLANGNYNSTDVSPQKQAFIRKHNLQQIKEKAQKCRRELCEQLSGNFTELVDEIITQVEDIEETRDAAGAERRRKRGKNGELPDKEFVSRQSILTELLEIDHIRTIYHIFVAILIVFSLNTVVYDIFENGLKPDLFNFEVIVWGFGKLPIVMTIWVCMLLANTVVLYPLFQHWAWNRPKKVGYYDYVYLALYIAYILAFLILPVITSFQHQLPIASKLIAILEQVRLIMKAHAFVRYNIPRAINYKPKSDDDVEDVGGPCPDFSKYLYFLFAPTLVYRNSYPRTPTVRWNYVISNLLQVVACLFYIHYIFARFCIPVFQNFNSSSINARKMVLGMFGCMLPGTLVLFTGFFALLHSWLNAFAEMLRFGDRLFYKDWWNSSSFSNYYRTWNVVVHDWLYSYVYKDVDYLMKGRCRALSMAAVFGLSAFVHEYVICVACGFFYPILFVMFGGVGFGLAFISDKANRRIGNIMMWVMLFSGTGTLFALYSMEWYARRNCPAISDNWLLNELIPHSWFCGVKFN from the exons atgtgaGTCCGCAAAAACAAGCGTTCATCCGAAAACATAATCTACaacaaataaaagaaaaagcGCAG AAATGTAGACGAGAACTGTGCGAACAGTTGAGCGGTAATTTCACGGAACTCGTCGACGAGATTATCACGCAAGTCGAGGATATCGAAGAGACGCGCGATGCCGCTGGTGCCGAACGACGGCGTAAACGAGGCAAAAACGGCGAACTTCCCGATAAGGAATTCGTATCGCGGCAATCTATACTGAC CGAGCTGCTCGAAATTGATCATATACGAACGATATATCACATCTTCGTCGCGATTCTGATCGTTTTCTCTCTGAACACGGTCGTCTACGACATCTTTGAAAACGGTCTGAA ACCGGACCTGTTTAATTTCGAAGTGATTGTTTGGGGTTTCGGTAAATTGCCGATAGTGATGACGATATGGGTGTGTATGCTTCTGGCTAATACTGTAGTATTGTATCCGCTATTCCAACATTGGGCATGGAACCGACCGAAGAAAGTTG GTTACTATGACTACGTGTATTTGGCTCTTTACATCGCGTATATTTTGGCGTTTTTGATTCTTCCCGTGATCACGTCATTTCAACATCAACTGCCGATTGCGTCGAAACTGATCGCCATTCTTGAACAG GTTCGTTTGATAATGAAAGCTCACGCGTTCGTAAGATACAACATTCCACGAGCGATCAACTATAAACCAAAATCTG ATGACGATGTTGAAGATGTCGGTGGACCGTGTCCAGATTTCTCGAAATATCTCTATTTCCTGTTCGCGCCGACTTTAGTCTACAGAAACAGTTACCCGAG AACTCCGACGGTACGATGGAACTACGTGATCAGTAATCTGTTGCAAGTCGTCGCGTGTCTGTTCTACATTCACTACATATTCGCGCGGTTTTGTATACCAGTGTTCCAGAATTTCAACAGCAGTTCGATCAACGCGCGTAAAATGGTACTCGGCATGTTCGGTTGTATGCTTCCCGGGACCCTCGTGCTGTTTACCG GTTTTTTCGCGTTGTTGCACTCGTGGTTGAACGCGTTCGCCGAGATGTTGAGATTCGGCGATCGTCTGTTTTATAAAGACTGGTGGAATTCGTCGTCGTTCTCGAACTATTACCGAACGTGGAACGTCGTCGTTCACGACTGGCTTTACAGCTACGTTTATAAAGACGTCGACTAC ttGATGAAAGGCCGATGTCGAGCTTTATCGATGGCTGCTGTATTCGGTTTATCGGCATTTGTTCATGAATACGTGATTTGCGTCGCGTGCGGATTTTTCTATCCTATTCTGTTCGTCATGTTTGGTGGAGTCGGGT TCGGTTTAGCGTTCATTAGCGATAAAGCTAACAGACGTATCGGGAACATTATGATGTGGGTAATGTTATTCTCCGGAACCGGAACATTGTTTGCCCTATATTCCATGGAGTGGTACGCTCGGCGGAACTGTCCGGCTATTTCT GATAATTGGTTATTGAACGAGTTGATTCCGCATTCGTGGTTTTGCGGCGTGAAATTCAACTGA
- the LOC141911853 gene encoding sterol O-acyltransferase 1-like isoform X3, whose amino-acid sequence MAEESADRVQLANGNYNSTDVSPQKQAFIRKHNLQQIKEKAQKCRRELCEQLSGNFTELVDEIITQVEDIEETRDAAGAERRRKRGKNGELPDKEFVSRQSILTELLEIDHIRTIYHIFVAILIVFSLNTVVYDIFENGLKPDLFNFEVIVWGFGKLPIVMTIWVCMLLANTVVLYPLFQHWAWNRPKKVGYYDYVYLALYIAYILAFLILPVITSFQHQLPIASKLIAILEQVRLIMKAHAFVRYNIPRAINYKPKSDDDVEDVGGPCPDFSKYLYFLFAPTLVYRNSYPRTPTVRWNYVISNLLQVVACLFYIHYIFARFCIPVFQNFNSSSINARKMVLGMFGCMLPGTLVLFTGFFALLHSWLNAFAEMLRFGDRLFYKDWWNSSSFSNYYRTWNVVVHDWLYSYVYKDVDYVSMSRCRALSMAAVFGLSAFVHEYVICVACGFFYPILFVMFGGVGFGLAFISDKANRRIGNIMMWVMLFSGTGTLFALYSMEWYARRNCPAISDNWLLNELIPHSWFCGVKFN is encoded by the exons atgtgaGTCCGCAAAAACAAGCGTTCATCCGAAAACATAATCTACaacaaataaaagaaaaagcGCAG AAATGTAGACGAGAACTGTGCGAACAGTTGAGCGGTAATTTCACGGAACTCGTCGACGAGATTATCACGCAAGTCGAGGATATCGAAGAGACGCGCGATGCCGCTGGTGCCGAACGACGGCGTAAACGAGGCAAAAACGGCGAACTTCCCGATAAGGAATTCGTATCGCGGCAATCTATACTGAC CGAGCTGCTCGAAATTGATCATATACGAACGATATATCACATCTTCGTCGCGATTCTGATCGTTTTCTCTCTGAACACGGTCGTCTACGACATCTTTGAAAACGGTCTGAA ACCGGACCTGTTTAATTTCGAAGTGATTGTTTGGGGTTTCGGTAAATTGCCGATAGTGATGACGATATGGGTGTGTATGCTTCTGGCTAATACTGTAGTATTGTATCCGCTATTCCAACATTGGGCATGGAACCGACCGAAGAAAGTTG GTTACTATGACTACGTGTATTTGGCTCTTTACATCGCGTATATTTTGGCGTTTTTGATTCTTCCCGTGATCACGTCATTTCAACATCAACTGCCGATTGCGTCGAAACTGATCGCCATTCTTGAACAG GTTCGTTTGATAATGAAAGCTCACGCGTTCGTAAGATACAACATTCCACGAGCGATCAACTATAAACCAAAATCTG ATGACGATGTTGAAGATGTCGGTGGACCGTGTCCAGATTTCTCGAAATATCTCTATTTCCTGTTCGCGCCGACTTTAGTCTACAGAAACAGTTACCCGAG AACTCCGACGGTACGATGGAACTACGTGATCAGTAATCTGTTGCAAGTCGTCGCGTGTCTGTTCTACATTCACTACATATTCGCGCGGTTTTGTATACCAGTGTTCCAGAATTTCAACAGCAGTTCGATCAACGCGCGTAAAATGGTACTCGGCATGTTCGGTTGTATGCTTCCCGGGACCCTCGTGCTGTTTACCG GTTTTTTCGCGTTGTTGCACTCGTGGTTGAACGCGTTCGCCGAGATGTTGAGATTCGGCGATCGTCTGTTTTATAAAGACTGGTGGAATTCGTCGTCGTTCTCGAACTATTACCGAACGTGGAACGTCGTCGTTCACGACTGGCTTTACAGCTACGTTTATAAAGACGTCGACTACGTGAGTATGA GCCGATGTCGAGCTTTATCGATGGCTGCTGTATTCGGTTTATCGGCATTTGTTCATGAATACGTGATTTGCGTCGCGTGCGGATTTTTCTATCCTATTCTGTTCGTCATGTTTGGTGGAGTCGGGT TCGGTTTAGCGTTCATTAGCGATAAAGCTAACAGACGTATCGGGAACATTATGATGTGGGTAATGTTATTCTCCGGAACCGGAACATTGTTTGCCCTATATTCCATGGAGTGGTACGCTCGGCGGAACTGTCCGGCTATTTCT GATAATTGGTTATTGAACGAGTTGATTCCGCATTCGTGGTTTTGCGGCGTGAAATTCAACTGA